A single genomic interval of Chitinophaga sp. 180180018-3 harbors:
- a CDS encoding TauD/TfdA family dioxygenase, protein MTLNKDLSTFETSEADILNTIAAPLFSQGYAAEDIGAISSKALLSVAYFFGEVIPIGRGNDHITEIKTSAEVGTKEVPLHNDKSYWRIPPRYLILYCRESSGFENNHMHVSDIHGAFEQLSEQEKTELSDRVLDIYHPSNRSSGTLKGKLVNHLNEEVFYRLRSDTIEKTWGAFNHWDQLVNENFIEVPFNPGTILIMDNWKFAHGRKLTALENSFSRNIDRVLIM, encoded by the coding sequence ATGACGTTAAATAAGGACTTGTCTACCTTCGAAACAAGTGAAGCCGACATTCTGAACACTATTGCTGCACCGCTGTTCTCGCAGGGATATGCTGCGGAAGATATCGGAGCTATTTCCTCAAAAGCATTGTTGTCCGTTGCCTACTTTTTTGGAGAAGTAATACCTATCGGCAGAGGAAATGATCACATTACGGAAATCAAAACCAGCGCGGAAGTGGGCACAAAAGAAGTTCCGCTTCATAACGATAAATCTTACTGGCGCATACCTCCCCGGTATTTAATTCTCTACTGCCGGGAATCCAGCGGCTTTGAAAATAATCATATGCATGTATCAGATATCCACGGCGCCTTTGAACAACTGAGCGAACAGGAAAAAACTGAACTTTCTGACCGGGTGTTAGATATATATCACCCCTCCAACAGGAGTAGCGGGACACTGAAAGGTAAGCTGGTCAATCATCTCAATGAAGAGGTATTTTACCGCCTCCGTTCCGATACCATCGAAAAAACCTGGGGCGCCTTCAATCACTGGGACCAACTGGTGAACGAGAACTTCATTGAAGTGCCCTTCAATCCCGGTACCATCCTCATCATGGACAACTGGAAATTTGCACACGGCCGGAAATTGACCGCTTTGGAAAATAGCTTTTCAAGAAATATCGACAGAGTACTGATTATGTAA
- a CDS encoding alpha/beta hydrolase-fold protein yields the protein MKHSIFILWLLLVPAALLHAATVDTIPVFSSAMNKQINTIVISPSQQAGRRYPSVYVLHGYSGNPYRTLKEDIPSLPAQADQYGIIFILPDGQFDSWYINSPVRKNSQYETFLGQELVQFIDGHYPTIADRYHRGIMGWSMGGHGALYVGLKNAGVFGVLGSMCGAVDFVPFVPDFGIDKIIGTDASKWASYTVYGNAKLFAFSQQALIISCGISDPFLAQNRKLHEFLESQHVAHTYIEQEGAHDHAYWSKAAIYQVLFFDRFFKEARL from the coding sequence ATGAAACATTCAATTTTTATTCTCTGGCTATTGCTGGTGCCGGCAGCACTGTTGCATGCAGCTACTGTTGACACTATTCCGGTTTTCAGCAGCGCCATGAATAAGCAGATCAACACCATTGTGATCTCTCCGTCGCAGCAGGCGGGCAGGCGATATCCTTCCGTATATGTATTGCATGGCTACAGCGGTAATCCTTACAGGACGTTAAAAGAAGATATCCCTTCGCTGCCCGCACAGGCCGACCAGTACGGCATCATCTTCATTCTGCCCGACGGCCAGTTCGACAGCTGGTACATTAACAGTCCGGTTAGAAAGAACAGTCAATATGAAACATTTCTTGGCCAGGAGTTGGTGCAATTTATAGACGGGCACTACCCTACTATCGCCGATCGCTATCACCGTGGTATCATGGGCTGGAGTATGGGTGGCCATGGTGCGTTGTATGTTGGTTTGAAAAACGCGGGCGTATTTGGCGTGTTGGGCAGCATGTGCGGAGCAGTGGATTTTGTTCCGTTTGTGCCGGATTTTGGTATAGACAAAATCATCGGTACCGACGCCAGCAAATGGGCCAGCTACACCGTTTACGGCAATGCAAAACTCTTTGCATTCAGCCAGCAGGCGCTTATTATCAGCTGCGGCATCTCTGATCCATTTCTGGCGCAAAACCGAAAGCTGCATGAGTTCCTGGAAAGCCAACATGTTGCTCATACTTATATAGAGCAGGAAGGCGCGCATGATCATGCCTATTGGTCGAAAGCGGCAATATATCAGGTACTGTTCTTCGACAGATTCTTTAAAGAAGCGAGGCTTTAG
- a CDS encoding Crp/Fnr family transcriptional regulator, translated as MEEWMNEFFSAMEKYTALSAETKVVMQSHLHLKKIKKQELYLAQGVVPQKIAYICKGLLSYYTIHESGDTIIKRFFQENSFVASTSALIKKTRGLFAIEALENTIVLEFSFHSFKALMHQHTDLAFFWINYLEENWVAGKEEQEITLKYLTAKERYLDLIRHSPELVKRLKQHHIAAFLGVTPTQLSRIRKDIS; from the coding sequence ATGGAGGAATGGATGAATGAATTCTTTTCCGCAATGGAAAAATATACGGCGCTTTCCGCTGAAACGAAGGTCGTTATGCAATCCCATCTCCATTTAAAAAAAATAAAAAAACAGGAGCTTTACCTGGCCCAGGGGGTAGTACCTCAAAAGATCGCCTATATATGCAAGGGACTATTGTCGTATTACACCATTCACGAAAGCGGAGATACCATCATCAAGCGATTTTTCCAGGAAAACTCTTTTGTAGCTTCCACATCGGCACTGATAAAAAAAACGCGCGGATTATTTGCCATTGAAGCGCTGGAAAACACCATTGTGCTCGAATTCAGCTTCCATTCATTCAAAGCGCTGATGCACCAGCACACCGATCTGGCTTTTTTCTGGATCAACTATCTTGAAGAAAACTGGGTAGCCGGAAAAGAAGAACAGGAAATCACCCTTAAATACCTGACCGCGAAAGAGCGCTACCTGGATCTGATCAGGCACAGCCCCGAGCTGGTAAAGCGGCTCAAACAGCATCATATAGCGGCATTCCTGGGTGTAACGCCAACACAATTAAGCCGCATCCGGAAAGACATTTCCTGA
- a CDS encoding VOC family protein encodes MTTKKAPGVDNTQVFPTLLVDDIPAAVSFYTSQLGFTHRFSWGSPPTFAGVDLGKTTIHLGKAAPGPKGYAELNFVVDDADLLFAFHKANGVEVVSPPEDQPFGLRTYQVKDPYNNYLGFGHYIYNQGPPVKIERISLPVRLEKRLAAVLEELATHNRSSLSGCLEEILLHCFERVGDSSASPFTVSTLEYIQELKAKHGINYDTHDAYRFIE; translated from the coding sequence ATGACCACAAAGAAAGCGCCTGGTGTTGATAATACCCAGGTTTTTCCCACGCTGCTGGTCGATGATATACCGGCCGCTGTCAGCTTTTATACCAGCCAGCTTGGTTTTACACACCGTTTCTCCTGGGGAAGCCCGCCCACTTTTGCCGGGGTGGATCTGGGCAAAACCACGATACATCTGGGCAAGGCGGCTCCGGGACCTAAAGGATATGCGGAGCTAAACTTTGTAGTGGATGATGCTGATCTCCTTTTTGCCTTTCACAAGGCCAACGGAGTGGAAGTGGTGAGTCCTCCGGAAGATCAGCCTTTCGGCCTGCGAACCTATCAGGTAAAGGATCCTTACAACAACTACCTGGGCTTCGGGCATTATATTTATAACCAGGGCCCTCCGGTTAAAATAGAGCGGATTAGCCTGCCCGTTCGCCTCGAGAAGCGGCTGGCCGCAGTGCTGGAGGAACTGGCAACCCATAACCGGTCGTCGCTTTCCGGCTGCCTCGAAGAAATACTCCTGCATTGCTTTGAACGGGTGGGCGACAGCAGCGCCAGTCCCTTTACCGTGAGCACACTGGAATACATCCAGGAGCTTAAAGCCAAACACGGTATCAACTATGATACGCATGATGCCTACCGCTTCATAGAATAA
- a CDS encoding 2OG-Fe(II) oxygenase: MQTTTQIFDYQKWNAQLPELSQQYQHNSPYPHIVLENFMEPAILEECIDEFNKLNESDAWINYVHFNEKKRGLNKLDLLPKAIKSTINELNSPKFLEFLSTITGIQDLKKDDMLEGGGIHQSKRGGFLNIHADFTVHPHHRKWQRRVNVLVYLNKDWEEAWGGKLELWDRQMQACEKKVLPVFNRCVIFNTDADSYHGHPEPMTCPEDRFRRSIALYYYTEEANPFRRATHYKARPGDSKKFMVKLDNAMVAAYTEIKGRLGSNDKIVSKILRILSRKKN, encoded by the coding sequence GTGCAAACCACAACGCAAATATTTGATTACCAGAAATGGAATGCCCAGCTTCCGGAGTTAAGTCAGCAATACCAACATAATAGCCCATATCCGCACATCGTGCTGGAAAATTTCATGGAGCCGGCGATCCTGGAAGAATGTATCGACGAGTTCAATAAACTGAATGAATCTGATGCCTGGATCAACTATGTACATTTTAACGAAAAGAAGAGAGGACTGAATAAGCTCGATCTGCTGCCTAAAGCTATCAAAAGCACGATCAACGAGCTGAATTCTCCTAAATTTTTGGAATTCCTCAGCACCATCACCGGCATTCAGGACCTGAAGAAAGACGATATGCTGGAAGGTGGTGGCATCCATCAGTCAAAGCGCGGTGGTTTCCTCAATATCCATGCGGATTTTACCGTGCATCCCCACCATCGCAAATGGCAACGCCGTGTAAATGTGCTGGTATACCTGAATAAAGACTGGGAAGAGGCATGGGGCGGAAAACTGGAACTGTGGGACCGTCAGATGCAGGCCTGCGAGAAAAAAGTACTGCCGGTATTCAACCGTTGTGTGATCTTTAACACCGATGCTGATTCCTATCACGGTCACCCTGAACCAATGACCTGCCCGGAGGATCGTTTCAGAAGATCAATCGCATTATACTATTATACAGAAGAAGCCAATCCGTTTCGCCGGGCTACCCACTACAAAGCCCGCCCGGGAGATTCCAAGAAATTCATGGTAAAACTGGATAACGCCATGGTGGCTGCCTACACCGAAATAAAAGGCCGCCTCGGCTCCAACGATAAAATCGTGAGTAAGATTCTGCGCATCCTGTCGCGGAAGAAGAACTAA
- a CDS encoding glycosyltransferase family 39 protein — MRSNRILTVILLAIVAALFFIPFLGRVHLFDWDEINFAECSREMIKLDDYTRIYVNFKPFWEKPPMFFWMQSAAMKVFGVNEFAARFPNALCGIVTLVVVYLIGQRIYDRKFGLLWALAYGGSLFPNMYFKSGIIDPWFNLFTFVSLYYFILYHWKRNNFDKEGLTKKPVYYAIWSGVFMGLAILTKGQVALMVFLLVLGVYFIYNRFRIYFGWGHALLFLVFTALVTATWYGYETAKNGPWFITEFLKYQYRLFTTHDAGQAGFPGYHFVVLLIGCFPASLFAIPAFFRNNTGDRFDKDFKRWMVILFWVVAILFTIVQSRIIHYSSLAWFPVTFLAAYTFYKWERHDMPYKKYAAVLTAILGGIIALVLLFVPLIGLNVKKLIPYVADPFAKANMMAEVTWSALDGASGVIMVLTLIVGLTMLRKKAYLKAAAAFFGGTALVIFLAAAIVVPKVERYSQGAAIDFFEQRQGENCYTTVLGYWSYAPFFYTHMEKPTNENYYSQEWLLSGDIDKPVYFVTKIDRVDNYKQYNLKELYRKNGFVFLKREPGVKN; from the coding sequence ATGCGGTCCAACAGAATCCTGACGGTCATTTTACTGGCCATTGTAGCAGCGTTGTTTTTTATTCCGTTCCTGGGGAGGGTTCATCTCTTCGACTGGGATGAGATTAACTTTGCCGAGTGTTCGCGGGAAATGATCAAACTGGACGATTACACGCGTATTTATGTCAACTTCAAACCGTTCTGGGAGAAGCCGCCGATGTTCTTCTGGATGCAGAGTGCGGCGATGAAGGTTTTCGGTGTGAATGAATTTGCGGCGCGGTTTCCTAATGCGCTTTGCGGCATAGTGACGTTGGTTGTTGTATACCTGATTGGCCAGCGGATATATGACCGGAAATTCGGGCTGTTATGGGCACTGGCTTACGGAGGTTCCCTGTTTCCGAATATGTATTTTAAATCCGGCATTATAGATCCCTGGTTTAACCTGTTCACTTTTGTTTCCCTCTATTATTTTATCCTGTATCATTGGAAGAGAAATAATTTTGATAAGGAAGGTCTTACGAAAAAGCCGGTGTACTACGCCATCTGGTCGGGGGTATTTATGGGGCTGGCTATATTAACGAAGGGCCAGGTAGCCCTGATGGTATTTCTGTTGGTGTTGGGTGTATATTTTATCTATAACCGCTTCAGAATATACTTTGGCTGGGGTCATGCCCTTTTGTTCCTGGTGTTCACGGCGCTGGTAACCGCTACCTGGTATGGCTATGAAACAGCGAAGAACGGGCCCTGGTTTATTACAGAGTTCCTGAAATACCAGTACCGGCTTTTCACGACGCATGATGCGGGACAGGCCGGATTTCCGGGGTATCACTTCGTGGTGCTGCTGATAGGCTGTTTTCCGGCTTCATTGTTCGCGATTCCTGCCTTTTTCAGGAATAACACCGGCGACCGTTTCGACAAGGATTTCAAGCGCTGGATGGTGATTCTTTTCTGGGTGGTTGCTATCCTTTTCACCATTGTACAATCAAGGATCATCCACTATTCGTCGCTCGCCTGGTTCCCGGTTACGTTCCTGGCGGCCTATACGTTCTATAAATGGGAGCGGCACGATATGCCTTATAAGAAATATGCGGCTGTGCTGACCGCTATCCTGGGTGGGATCATTGCGCTGGTGCTGCTGTTTGTGCCGCTGATAGGACTGAATGTGAAAAAGCTGATTCCTTATGTAGCAGATCCGTTTGCCAAGGCCAATATGATGGCCGAGGTTACCTGGAGTGCCCTGGACGGTGCATCCGGAGTGATTATGGTGCTGACGCTGATTGTGGGTTTGACGATGCTTCGCAAAAAGGCTTACCTCAAAGCGGCAGCCGCCTTCTTTGGAGGTACTGCTCTTGTTATTTTCCTGGCTGCGGCTATTGTGGTGCCTAAAGTAGAGCGTTATTCCCAGGGTGCTGCCATCGACTTCTTTGAGCAACGCCAGGGGGAAAATTGCTACACTACCGTGCTGGGCTATTGGAGTTATGCTCCTTTCTTTTATACACATATGGAGAAGCCCACCAATGAAAACTATTATAGCCAGGAATGGTTGCTTTCGGGAGATATTGATAAACCGGTGTATTTTGTTACCAAGATAGACAGGGTGGATAATTATAAGCAATACAACCTGAAGGAGCTGTACCGGAAGAATGGGTTTGTATTTTTGAAGAGAGAACCGGGGGTGAAGAATTAA
- a CDS encoding ArsR family transcriptional regulator — protein MMKPSFSAASSSKVLKIIYDYEMSSCAYVAARLNIAELLYEKPRHVTELAQLTGTNATALYRVLRVLAGEGLFSESAPQVFSYLPAAAALHGETTGSVKYFLQAILGEFRYAFGNLLYSVRTGETGFDHHYGKEIWEYYQEHPEEALNFNKSMAGLTQYYSPAVISGYDFSQFRTIVDIGGGNGALLFNVLHAFPTVKGVIFDVPSVVEQAEQLIAENGLQERCSATSGDFFKAVPPGGDAYMMKYILHDWNDEQSVTILRNCAAVMEKGAKVVVLDSVIPAGDEWHPGKHMDATMLACTKGRERNEDEFRHIFTEAGLKFNKVVKLEIDEISIVEGEKV, from the coding sequence ATGATGAAACCCTCATTTTCAGCGGCATCTTCCTCAAAGGTGCTCAAAATCATTTATGATTACGAAATGTCCAGTTGTGCCTATGTAGCTGCACGCCTAAACATCGCAGAACTGCTTTATGAAAAGCCCAGGCACGTCACTGAACTGGCACAGCTTACCGGCACCAATGCCACTGCATTGTACCGCGTGCTAAGAGTACTGGCAGGAGAAGGGCTGTTCAGCGAAAGCGCTCCGCAGGTATTTTCTTACCTGCCTGCTGCTGCCGCTTTACACGGCGAAACAACCGGCTCTGTTAAGTACTTCCTACAGGCGATCCTGGGAGAGTTCCGCTATGCCTTCGGTAATCTGCTGTACAGTGTCAGAACAGGTGAAACCGGCTTTGATCACCACTATGGCAAGGAAATCTGGGAATATTACCAGGAGCATCCTGAAGAGGCGCTCAATTTCAACAAATCCATGGCCGGCCTGACGCAATATTATTCTCCGGCTGTCATTTCCGGCTACGACTTCAGCCAGTTCCGGACCATCGTGGATATCGGCGGCGGAAACGGGGCACTGCTCTTCAACGTCCTCCACGCTTTCCCCACGGTAAAGGGGGTTATTTTCGATGTGCCTTCTGTGGTGGAACAGGCAGAGCAACTGATCGCCGAAAATGGGCTGCAGGAAAGATGCAGCGCCACTTCCGGCGATTTCTTCAAAGCCGTGCCGCCCGGTGGAGATGCGTATATGATGAAGTACATTCTGCACGACTGGAACGATGAACAATCTGTTACTATCCTGCGGAACTGTGCAGCCGTCATGGAGAAAGGCGCCAAAGTAGTGGTATTGGATTCAGTGATTCCTGCCGGCGATGAGTGGCATCCGGGTAAACATATGGATGCTACCATGCTTGCCTGCACCAAAGGAAGGGAAAGAAATGAGGACGAATTCCGGCATATCTTCACTGAAGCTGGATTGAAATTCAATAAAGTAGTTAAACTGGAAATCGATGAAATCAGTATTGTAGAAGGAGAGAAGGTCTGA
- a CDS encoding helix-turn-helix domain-containing protein has translation MINIYILTVRNADIASMADCQHVFSTVNLFLEERGRHALFNVQLAGITEEVRYNNGTFSIRPQVKLEEVVQADLIIVPALSGKMTTSVMLNTAYCLWISGQYKEGAEIACLSSGVFLLAFSGLLHGRQCTTHWSYANELKYYYPSIDVVDERMITDQHGLYSSGGGNAYWNLLLHLVEKYAGREIAIYTAKYFVIDIDKNAQSPFIVFHGLKNHSDEMIKSAQQHIEEHYREKFTVDDLAGQFNMSRRTFERRFKKATRNTVAEYIQRVKIEGAKKQLEIGRKSINEVMLNVGYTDTQTFRDVFRRITGMTPVEYKNKYARKALD, from the coding sequence ATGATCAACATTTACATCCTCACCGTCAGGAACGCCGACATCGCGTCTATGGCCGACTGTCAGCATGTGTTCAGCACGGTAAACCTTTTTCTTGAAGAGCGAGGCAGGCATGCCCTGTTCAATGTACAGCTGGCGGGCATTACAGAGGAGGTCAGGTATAACAACGGAACCTTCAGCATCCGGCCGCAGGTGAAGCTGGAGGAGGTTGTGCAGGCAGATCTGATCATCGTGCCGGCGCTGTCGGGCAAGATGACCACTTCAGTGATGCTGAACACAGCATACTGTTTATGGATATCGGGGCAATACAAGGAAGGCGCCGAGATTGCCTGTTTAAGTTCCGGCGTATTTCTGCTGGCGTTTTCGGGGTTGCTTCACGGGCGGCAATGTACCACACACTGGAGTTATGCCAACGAGTTGAAGTATTACTATCCTTCTATAGATGTGGTAGATGAGCGTATGATTACGGACCAGCACGGGCTTTATTCCAGCGGAGGCGGCAATGCTTACTGGAACCTGCTGCTGCATCTGGTAGAAAAGTATGCAGGCAGGGAGATTGCCATTTATACAGCTAAGTATTTTGTGATTGATATCGACAAAAATGCGCAATCACCTTTTATTGTCTTCCATGGATTAAAAAACCATAGTGATGAGATGATAAAAAGTGCGCAGCAGCATATTGAAGAGCACTACCGGGAGAAGTTTACCGTAGATGATCTGGCAGGACAGTTCAATATGAGCCGGCGCACTTTTGAGCGGCGTTTCAAGAAGGCTACCAGGAATACGGTAGCCGAGTATATACAACGGGTGAAAATAGAGGGGGCCAAAAAACAGCTGGAGATAGGCCGGAAATCGATTAATGAAGTGATGCTGAATGTTGGTTATACAGATACCCAGACCTTCCGGGATGTGTTCAGGCGTATTACCGGCATGACGCCGGTGGAATACAAGAACAAATACGCCCGGAAAGCGCTGGACTAA
- a CDS encoding VOC family protein codes for MQAIGTYFNFMGNSEDAMNFYKSVFGGEIVSLTRFKDTPGSEHMPAHERDKIMNIMLVLKNGDTLMATDFLESMEQKLVPGNNVHLVVNTDAEEEVDRYFKALSAGGKVEMPVNKTFWGAYFGMCEDRFGIRWMLSYTYPQNK; via the coding sequence ATGCAAGCTATTGGCACCTATTTTAATTTCATGGGCAATTCTGAAGATGCCATGAATTTCTACAAGTCGGTATTCGGTGGCGAGATCGTTTCTCTCACCCGCTTTAAGGATACACCCGGCAGCGAGCATATGCCCGCACATGAACGAGATAAGATCATGAACATCATGCTTGTCCTCAAAAATGGCGATACCCTCATGGCTACTGACTTCCTCGAGTCGATGGAACAAAAACTGGTTCCGGGAAATAATGTTCACCTGGTGGTGAATACAGATGCAGAGGAAGAAGTAGACAGGTACTTCAAAGCATTATCTGCCGGTGGAAAGGTGGAAATGCCCGTTAATAAGACCTTCTGGGGCGCTTACTTCGGCATGTGTGAAGATCGGTTTGGCATCCGTTGGATGCTCAGCTATACTTACCCTCAAAATAAATAA
- a CDS encoding sigma-70 family RNA polymerase sigma factor, with protein MGNHFKETHQELLPHLFRQEYAKMTTVLCRLFGLEHIETAEDIASETFLKATETWGVNGIPENPTAWLYTVAKNKTKDLLRRNHVFETRVRAAIQTEEHYNEPAFDFSTQAISDSQLAMIFAICNPANSAEAQICLALQILCGFSVEEIADAFMTKKETIKKRLLRARASLREDNFQIRALETSAIQSRLDTVLRTLYLLFNEGYFSQSSNHIIRKDLCSEAIRLALLLTENQLTNTTQANALLALMCYQSSRLDARTDDLGETILYEQQDKGRWITKLIEKGNYYFVNACSGNEISKYHLEAAIAYWHTTADGKNKWDHILQLYNELILIEYSPMTALNRTFAYAKVYGSEPGIKEATKLGLDNNNYYHSLLGYLYVAIDKRQAAAHYETAIRLTKSASEKKTLAREIAKLQR; from the coding sequence ATGGGCAACCATTTTAAAGAAACGCACCAGGAACTTTTACCACACCTGTTCAGACAGGAATATGCTAAAATGACGACCGTATTGTGTCGTCTTTTTGGCCTGGAGCATATTGAAACAGCGGAAGATATTGCCAGTGAAACATTTCTCAAAGCCACGGAAACGTGGGGTGTAAATGGGATACCGGAGAATCCGACCGCCTGGCTTTATACGGTGGCGAAGAACAAAACCAAAGATTTGCTCAGGCGCAATCATGTCTTTGAAACCCGTGTGAGGGCTGCCATCCAAACGGAGGAGCATTACAATGAACCCGCATTCGACTTCTCTACGCAGGCCATCAGCGACAGTCAGCTCGCCATGATTTTCGCCATCTGTAATCCGGCTAATTCCGCGGAAGCGCAGATTTGCCTGGCACTTCAGATACTCTGCGGATTCAGCGTGGAAGAAATTGCAGATGCGTTCATGACCAAAAAAGAAACAATCAAGAAGCGGTTACTCAGGGCAAGAGCGAGCCTGCGCGAAGATAATTTTCAAATCCGCGCGCTTGAAACAAGCGCTATACAATCGCGGCTGGATACCGTTCTCCGGACATTATACCTGTTGTTTAACGAAGGCTATTTTTCTCAGTCATCTAATCACATCATTCGCAAAGATCTTTGCTCGGAAGCCATCCGGCTTGCCCTTCTTCTTACGGAAAATCAATTAACCAACACCACACAGGCAAATGCGCTGCTGGCACTGATGTGTTACCAGAGCTCGCGGCTTGATGCCAGAACAGATGATCTTGGAGAAACCATCCTCTACGAACAGCAGGACAAGGGGCGGTGGATCACCAAACTGATTGAAAAAGGTAATTACTACTTCGTTAACGCCTGCTCCGGAAACGAGATCTCAAAATACCATCTCGAAGCGGCTATAGCTTACTGGCATACTACTGCAGACGGGAAAAACAAATGGGATCATATCCTGCAGTTGTATAATGAGCTTATTCTTATTGAATACTCCCCTATGACGGCATTGAACAGAACCTTTGCCTATGCGAAGGTTTATGGTAGTGAGCCGGGTATAAAAGAAGCCACGAAATTGGGTCTTGATAACAACAATTATTATCATTCCCTGCTCGGGTACCTTTACGTTGCCATTGATAAACGTCAGGCAGCAGCGCATTACGAAACCGCTATCCGCCTGACGAAATCGGCATCGGAAAAGAAAACGCTTGCGCGGGAAATTGCGAAATTACAAAGGTGA
- a CDS encoding YciI family protein: protein MNEFVLIFRHSENSHANPTAEQLQERMNWLANVAAGNHLGDKGNSLSAINAKTVRPDMVTDGPYTEIKEFVSGYMIVKADTIGEAVEIAKANPLLKAGGNIEVRAVLKPGEKG, encoded by the coding sequence ATGAATGAGTTCGTTCTGATTTTCAGGCACAGTGAAAATTCGCATGCCAATCCTACCGCGGAGCAGCTGCAGGAGCGGATGAACTGGCTGGCCAATGTAGCAGCCGGCAATCACCTGGGGGATAAGGGGAACAGTCTTTCTGCCATCAATGCCAAAACGGTAAGGCCCGATATGGTAACAGACGGGCCTTACACAGAAATAAAAGAATTTGTAAGCGGGTATATGATTGTGAAGGCCGATACCATCGGGGAAGCCGTGGAAATTGCCAAAGCGAATCCTTTGCTGAAGGCGGGAGGCAACATAGAAGTGAGGGCAGTATTGAAACCCGGCGAAAAAGGATAG